Proteins encoded within one genomic window of Manis pentadactyla isolate mManPen7 chromosome 4, mManPen7.hap1, whole genome shotgun sequence:
- the PLCD3 gene encoding 1-phosphatidylinositol 4,5-bisphosphate phosphodiesterase delta-3 isoform X2 gives MLCGRWSSCRGRPPEMSPVSAQVAAPVALPPPDGGTKRPGLRALKKMGLTEDEDVRAMLRGSRLCKIRSRTWHKERLYRLQEDGLSVWFQRSIPRAPSQHIFLVQHIEAVREGHQSEGLRRFGGAFAPARCLTIAFKGRRKNLDLAAPTAEEAQRWVRGLAKLRARLDAMSQRERLDHWIHSYLHRADSDQDSKMSFKEIKSLLRMVNVDMNDMYAYRLFKECDHSNNERLEGTEIEEFLRRLLKRPELEDIFHRYSGEDRVLSAPELLEFLEDQGEDGATLAHAQQLIQTYELNETAKQHELMTLDGFMMYLLSPEGAALDSAHTCVFQDMDHPLSHYFISSSHNTYLTDSQIGGPSSTEAYVRAFAQGCRCVELDCWEGPGGEPIIYHGHTLTSKILFRDVVQVVRDHAFTMSPYPVILSLENHCGLEQQAAMARHLCTILGDMLVTQALDSQNPEELPTPEQLKGRILVKGKKLPDAQSEDARMLSDREEEEEEEEEGEAEAEQQRRWAKQISPELSALAVYCCASRLRTLRLPPALPQPCQVSSLSERKAKKLIREAGNSFVRHNARHLTRVYPLGLRMNSANYSPQEMWNSGCQLVALNFQTPGYEMDLNAGRFLINGQCGYVLKPACLWQPDTNFDPECPGPPRTTLTIQVLTAQQLPKLNAEKPNSFVDPLVRVEIHGVPADCARKETNYVLNNGFNPRWGQTLQFELRAPELVLVRFVVEDYDTTSPNDFVGQFTLPLHSLKQGYRHIHLLSKDGASLSPATLFVHIRVQYS, from the exons ATGCTGTGCGGCCGCTGGAGCAGCTGCCGCGGCCGCCCGCCCGAGATGTCCCCGGTGTCGGCCCAGGTTGCGGCGCCCGTCGCGCTGCCGCCCCCGGACGGCGGCACCAAGAGACCCGGGCTGCGAGCGCTGAAGAAGATGG GCCTGACAGAGGATGAGGATGTGCGTGCCATGCTGCGGGGATCCCGGCTCTGCAAGATCCGCTCACGGACGTGGCACAAGGAGCGGCTGTACCGGCTGCAGGAGGATGGCCTGAGCGTGTGGTTCCAGCGGAGCATCCCGCGTGCGCCTTCGCAGCATATCT TCCTCGTGCAGCACATCGAGGCCGTCCGCGAGGGCCACCAGTCCGAGGGCCTGCGGCGCTTCGGTGGTGCCTTCGCGCCGGCACGCTGCCTCACCATCGCCTTCAAGGGGCGCCGCAAGAACTTGGACCTGGCGGCGCCCACAGCCGAGGAAGCGCAGCGCTGGGTGCGCGGCCTGGCCAAGCTGCGCGCACGCCTCGACGCCATGAGCCAGCGTGAGCGCCTCGACCA CTGGATCCACTCCTACCTGCACCGGGCTGACTCGGACCAGGATAGTAAGATGAGTTTCAAGGAGATCAAGAGCCTGCTCAGAATGGTCAACGTGGACATGAATGACATGTACGCCTACCGCCTCTTCAAG GAGTGTGACCACTCCAACAATGAGCGGCTAGAGGGAACTGAGATTGAAGAGTTTCTGCGGCGTCTGCTGAAACGCCCTGAGTTGGAGGACATCTTCCATCGGTACTCAGGCGAAGACCGCGTGCTGAGTGCCCCTGAGCTGCTGGAGTTCCTGGAGGACCAGGGCGAGGATGGCGCCACGCTGGCCCACGCCCAGCAGCTCATCCAGACCTATGAGCTCAATGAGACAG CCAAGCAGCACGAGCTGATGACACTGGATGGCTTTATGATGTACCTGTTGTCACCTGAAGGGGCTGCCCTGGACTCGGCCCACACGTGTGTGTTCCAGGACATGGACCACCCCCTCTCCCACTATTTCATCTCCTCCTCCCACAATACCTATTTGACTGACTCTCAGATTGGGGGACCCAGCAGCACCGAGGCCTATGTTAG ggcctttgcccagGGATGCCGCTGTGTGGAGCTTGACTGCTGGGAGGGGCCGGGAGGGGAGCCCATCATCTACCATGGCCACACCCTCACCTCCAAGATCCTCTTCCGAGATGTGGTCCAGGTTGTACGTGACCACGCCTTCACG atGTCCCCATACCCTGTCATCCTGTCCCTCGAGAACCACTGTGGGCTTGAGCAGCAGGCTGCCATGGCCCGCCACCTTTGCACCATCCTGGGGGACATGCTGGTGACACAGGCGCTGGACTCCCAGAACCCTGAAGAGCTGCCGACCCCAGAG CAGTTGAAGGGCCGGATCCTGGTGAAAGGGAAGAAGCTGCCAGATGCTCAGAGCGAGGATGCTCGAATGCTTTCTGaccgggaggaagaggaggaagaggaggaggaaggggaggcggAGGCTGAGCAGCAGAGGCGGTGG GCCAAGCAGATCTCCCCGGAGCTGTCGGCCCTGGCCGTGTACTGCTGTGCCAGCCGCCTGCGGACCCTGCGCCTgccgcctgccctgccccagccctgccaggTCAGCTCTCTCAGTGAGCGCAAGGCTAAGAAGCTCATCCGAGAGGCAG GGAACAGCTTCGTCAGGCACAATGCCCGCCATCTGACCCGTGTCTACCCGCTGGGGCTGCGGATGAATTCGGCCAACTACAGCCCCCAGGAGATGTGGAACTCAGGCTGTCAGCTGG TGGCCCTGAACTTCCAGACACCAGGCTACGAGATGGACCTCAATGCTGGGCGCTTCCTCATCAATGGACAGTGTGGCTACGTCCTGAAACCTGCCTGCCTGTGGCAGCCTGACACAAACTTTGACCCCGAGTGCCCTGGACCCCCCAGAACTACTCTCACCATCCAG GTGCTGACTGCACAGCAGTTGCCCAAGCTGAACGCTGAGAAGCCAAACTCCTTCGTGGACCCCCTGGTGCGTGTTGAGATCCATGGGGTGCCTGCAGACTGTGCTCGAAAggagaccaactacgtgctcaaCAACG GTTTCAACCCCCGCTGGGGGCAGACCCTACAGTTCGAGCTGAGGGCTCCTGAGCTGGTGCTGGTCCGGTTTGTGGTAGAAGATTATGACACCACATCCCCCAATGATTTTGTGGGCCAGTTCACGCTACCTCTCCACAGCCTGAAGCAAG GGTACCGCCATATCCACCTGCTTTCCAAGGATGGGGCCTCACTGTCACCAGCCACGCTTTTTGTCCACATCCGTGTCCAGTACTCCTGA
- the PLCD3 gene encoding 1-phosphatidylinositol 4,5-bisphosphate phosphodiesterase delta-3 isoform X3, producing the protein MACPARLLQGLTEDEDVRAMLRGSRLCKIRSRTWHKERLYRLQEDGLSVWFQRSIPRAPSQHIFLVQHIEAVREGHQSEGLRRFGGAFAPARCLTIAFKGRRKNLDLAAPTAEEAQRWVRGLAKLRARLDAMSQRERLDHWIHSYLHRADSDQDSKMSFKEIKSLLRMVNVDMNDMYAYRLFKECDHSNNERLEGTEIEEFLRRLLKRPELEDIFHRYSGEDRVLSAPELLEFLEDQGEDGATLAHAQQLIQTYELNETAKQHELMTLDGFMMYLLSPEGAALDSAHTCVFQDMDHPLSHYFISSSHNTYLTDSQIGGPSSTEAYVRAFAQGCRCVELDCWEGPGGEPIIYHGHTLTSKILFRDVVQVVRDHAFTMSPYPVILSLENHCGLEQQAAMARHLCTILGDMLVTQALDSQNPEELPTPEVMPPDTQPGPEQLKGRILVKGKKLPDAQSEDARMLSDREEEEEEEEEGEAEAEQQRRWAKQISPELSALAVYCCASRLRTLRLPPALPQPCQVSSLSERKAKKLIREAGNSFVRHNARHLTRVYPLGLRMNSANYSPQEMWNSGCQLVALNFQTPGYEMDLNAGRFLINGQCGYVLKPACLWQPDTNFDPECPGPPRTTLTIQVLTAQQLPKLNAEKPNSFVDPLVRVEIHGVPADCARKETNYVLNNGFNPRWGQTLQFELRAPELVLVRFVVEDYDTTSPNDFVGQFTLPLHSLKQGYRHIHLLSKDGASLSPATLFVHIRVQYS; encoded by the exons ATGGCCTGCCCGGCGCGTCTCCTGCAGG GCCTGACAGAGGATGAGGATGTGCGTGCCATGCTGCGGGGATCCCGGCTCTGCAAGATCCGCTCACGGACGTGGCACAAGGAGCGGCTGTACCGGCTGCAGGAGGATGGCCTGAGCGTGTGGTTCCAGCGGAGCATCCCGCGTGCGCCTTCGCAGCATATCT TCCTCGTGCAGCACATCGAGGCCGTCCGCGAGGGCCACCAGTCCGAGGGCCTGCGGCGCTTCGGTGGTGCCTTCGCGCCGGCACGCTGCCTCACCATCGCCTTCAAGGGGCGCCGCAAGAACTTGGACCTGGCGGCGCCCACAGCCGAGGAAGCGCAGCGCTGGGTGCGCGGCCTGGCCAAGCTGCGCGCACGCCTCGACGCCATGAGCCAGCGTGAGCGCCTCGACCA CTGGATCCACTCCTACCTGCACCGGGCTGACTCGGACCAGGATAGTAAGATGAGTTTCAAGGAGATCAAGAGCCTGCTCAGAATGGTCAACGTGGACATGAATGACATGTACGCCTACCGCCTCTTCAAG GAGTGTGACCACTCCAACAATGAGCGGCTAGAGGGAACTGAGATTGAAGAGTTTCTGCGGCGTCTGCTGAAACGCCCTGAGTTGGAGGACATCTTCCATCGGTACTCAGGCGAAGACCGCGTGCTGAGTGCCCCTGAGCTGCTGGAGTTCCTGGAGGACCAGGGCGAGGATGGCGCCACGCTGGCCCACGCCCAGCAGCTCATCCAGACCTATGAGCTCAATGAGACAG CCAAGCAGCACGAGCTGATGACACTGGATGGCTTTATGATGTACCTGTTGTCACCTGAAGGGGCTGCCCTGGACTCGGCCCACACGTGTGTGTTCCAGGACATGGACCACCCCCTCTCCCACTATTTCATCTCCTCCTCCCACAATACCTATTTGACTGACTCTCAGATTGGGGGACCCAGCAGCACCGAGGCCTATGTTAG ggcctttgcccagGGATGCCGCTGTGTGGAGCTTGACTGCTGGGAGGGGCCGGGAGGGGAGCCCATCATCTACCATGGCCACACCCTCACCTCCAAGATCCTCTTCCGAGATGTGGTCCAGGTTGTACGTGACCACGCCTTCACG atGTCCCCATACCCTGTCATCCTGTCCCTCGAGAACCACTGTGGGCTTGAGCAGCAGGCTGCCATGGCCCGCCACCTTTGCACCATCCTGGGGGACATGCTGGTGACACAGGCGCTGGACTCCCAGAACCCTGAAGAGCTGCCGACCCCAGAGGTGATGCCCCCAGACACTCAGCCTGGGCCGG AGCAGTTGAAGGGCCGGATCCTGGTGAAAGGGAAGAAGCTGCCAGATGCTCAGAGCGAGGATGCTCGAATGCTTTCTGaccgggaggaagaggaggaagaggaggaggaaggggaggcggAGGCTGAGCAGCAGAGGCGGTGG GCCAAGCAGATCTCCCCGGAGCTGTCGGCCCTGGCCGTGTACTGCTGTGCCAGCCGCCTGCGGACCCTGCGCCTgccgcctgccctgccccagccctgccaggTCAGCTCTCTCAGTGAGCGCAAGGCTAAGAAGCTCATCCGAGAGGCAG GGAACAGCTTCGTCAGGCACAATGCCCGCCATCTGACCCGTGTCTACCCGCTGGGGCTGCGGATGAATTCGGCCAACTACAGCCCCCAGGAGATGTGGAACTCAGGCTGTCAGCTGG TGGCCCTGAACTTCCAGACACCAGGCTACGAGATGGACCTCAATGCTGGGCGCTTCCTCATCAATGGACAGTGTGGCTACGTCCTGAAACCTGCCTGCCTGTGGCAGCCTGACACAAACTTTGACCCCGAGTGCCCTGGACCCCCCAGAACTACTCTCACCATCCAG GTGCTGACTGCACAGCAGTTGCCCAAGCTGAACGCTGAGAAGCCAAACTCCTTCGTGGACCCCCTGGTGCGTGTTGAGATCCATGGGGTGCCTGCAGACTGTGCTCGAAAggagaccaactacgtgctcaaCAACG GTTTCAACCCCCGCTGGGGGCAGACCCTACAGTTCGAGCTGAGGGCTCCTGAGCTGGTGCTGGTCCGGTTTGTGGTAGAAGATTATGACACCACATCCCCCAATGATTTTGTGGGCCAGTTCACGCTACCTCTCCACAGCCTGAAGCAAG GGTACCGCCATATCCACCTGCTTTCCAAGGATGGGGCCTCACTGTCACCAGCCACGCTTTTTGTCCACATCCGTGTCCAGTACTCCTGA
- the PLCD3 gene encoding 1-phosphatidylinositol 4,5-bisphosphate phosphodiesterase delta-3 isoform X4 gives MLCGRWSSCRGRPPEMSPVSAQVAAPVALPPPDGGTKRPGLRALKKMGLTEDEDVRAMLRGSRLCKIRSRTWHKERLYRLQEDGLSVWFQRSIPRAPSQHIFLVQHIEAVREGHQSEGLRRFGGAFAPARCLTIAFKGRRKNLDLAAPTAEEAQRWVRGLAKLRARLDAMSQRERLDHWIHSYLHRADSDQDSKMSFKEIKSLLRMVNVDMNDMYAYRLFKECDHSNNERLEGTEIEEFLRRLLKRPELEDIFHRYSGEDRVLSAPELLEFLEDQGEDGATLAHAQQLIQTYELNETAKQHELMTLDGFMMYLLSPEGAALDSAHTAFAQGCRCVELDCWEGPGGEPIIYHGHTLTSKILFRDVVQVVRDHAFTMSPYPVILSLENHCGLEQQAAMARHLCTILGDMLVTQALDSQNPEELPTPEVMPPDTQPGPEQLKGRILVKGKKLPDAQSEDARMLSDREEEEEEEEEGEAEAEQQRRWAKQISPELSALAVYCCASRLRTLRLPPALPQPCQVSSLSERKAKKLIREAGNSFVRHNARHLTRVYPLGLRMNSANYSPQEMWNSGCQLVALNFQTPGYEMDLNAGRFLINGQCGYVLKPACLWQPDTNFDPECPGPPRTTLTIQVLTAQQLPKLNAEKPNSFVDPLVRVEIHGVPADCARKETNYVLNNGFNPRWGQTLQFELRAPELVLVRFVVEDYDTTSPNDFVGQFTLPLHSLKQGYRHIHLLSKDGASLSPATLFVHIRVQYS, from the exons ATGCTGTGCGGCCGCTGGAGCAGCTGCCGCGGCCGCCCGCCCGAGATGTCCCCGGTGTCGGCCCAGGTTGCGGCGCCCGTCGCGCTGCCGCCCCCGGACGGCGGCACCAAGAGACCCGGGCTGCGAGCGCTGAAGAAGATGG GCCTGACAGAGGATGAGGATGTGCGTGCCATGCTGCGGGGATCCCGGCTCTGCAAGATCCGCTCACGGACGTGGCACAAGGAGCGGCTGTACCGGCTGCAGGAGGATGGCCTGAGCGTGTGGTTCCAGCGGAGCATCCCGCGTGCGCCTTCGCAGCATATCT TCCTCGTGCAGCACATCGAGGCCGTCCGCGAGGGCCACCAGTCCGAGGGCCTGCGGCGCTTCGGTGGTGCCTTCGCGCCGGCACGCTGCCTCACCATCGCCTTCAAGGGGCGCCGCAAGAACTTGGACCTGGCGGCGCCCACAGCCGAGGAAGCGCAGCGCTGGGTGCGCGGCCTGGCCAAGCTGCGCGCACGCCTCGACGCCATGAGCCAGCGTGAGCGCCTCGACCA CTGGATCCACTCCTACCTGCACCGGGCTGACTCGGACCAGGATAGTAAGATGAGTTTCAAGGAGATCAAGAGCCTGCTCAGAATGGTCAACGTGGACATGAATGACATGTACGCCTACCGCCTCTTCAAG GAGTGTGACCACTCCAACAATGAGCGGCTAGAGGGAACTGAGATTGAAGAGTTTCTGCGGCGTCTGCTGAAACGCCCTGAGTTGGAGGACATCTTCCATCGGTACTCAGGCGAAGACCGCGTGCTGAGTGCCCCTGAGCTGCTGGAGTTCCTGGAGGACCAGGGCGAGGATGGCGCCACGCTGGCCCACGCCCAGCAGCTCATCCAGACCTATGAGCTCAATGAGACAG CCAAGCAGCACGAGCTGATGACACTGGATGGCTTTATGATGTACCTGTTGTCACCTGAAGGGGCTGCCCTGGACTCGGCCCACAC ggcctttgcccagGGATGCCGCTGTGTGGAGCTTGACTGCTGGGAGGGGCCGGGAGGGGAGCCCATCATCTACCATGGCCACACCCTCACCTCCAAGATCCTCTTCCGAGATGTGGTCCAGGTTGTACGTGACCACGCCTTCACG atGTCCCCATACCCTGTCATCCTGTCCCTCGAGAACCACTGTGGGCTTGAGCAGCAGGCTGCCATGGCCCGCCACCTTTGCACCATCCTGGGGGACATGCTGGTGACACAGGCGCTGGACTCCCAGAACCCTGAAGAGCTGCCGACCCCAGAGGTGATGCCCCCAGACACTCAGCCTGGGCCGG AGCAGTTGAAGGGCCGGATCCTGGTGAAAGGGAAGAAGCTGCCAGATGCTCAGAGCGAGGATGCTCGAATGCTTTCTGaccgggaggaagaggaggaagaggaggaggaaggggaggcggAGGCTGAGCAGCAGAGGCGGTGG GCCAAGCAGATCTCCCCGGAGCTGTCGGCCCTGGCCGTGTACTGCTGTGCCAGCCGCCTGCGGACCCTGCGCCTgccgcctgccctgccccagccctgccaggTCAGCTCTCTCAGTGAGCGCAAGGCTAAGAAGCTCATCCGAGAGGCAG GGAACAGCTTCGTCAGGCACAATGCCCGCCATCTGACCCGTGTCTACCCGCTGGGGCTGCGGATGAATTCGGCCAACTACAGCCCCCAGGAGATGTGGAACTCAGGCTGTCAGCTGG TGGCCCTGAACTTCCAGACACCAGGCTACGAGATGGACCTCAATGCTGGGCGCTTCCTCATCAATGGACAGTGTGGCTACGTCCTGAAACCTGCCTGCCTGTGGCAGCCTGACACAAACTTTGACCCCGAGTGCCCTGGACCCCCCAGAACTACTCTCACCATCCAG GTGCTGACTGCACAGCAGTTGCCCAAGCTGAACGCTGAGAAGCCAAACTCCTTCGTGGACCCCCTGGTGCGTGTTGAGATCCATGGGGTGCCTGCAGACTGTGCTCGAAAggagaccaactacgtgctcaaCAACG GTTTCAACCCCCGCTGGGGGCAGACCCTACAGTTCGAGCTGAGGGCTCCTGAGCTGGTGCTGGTCCGGTTTGTGGTAGAAGATTATGACACCACATCCCCCAATGATTTTGTGGGCCAGTTCACGCTACCTCTCCACAGCCTGAAGCAAG GGTACCGCCATATCCACCTGCTTTCCAAGGATGGGGCCTCACTGTCACCAGCCACGCTTTTTGTCCACATCCGTGTCCAGTACTCCTGA
- the PLCD3 gene encoding 1-phosphatidylinositol 4,5-bisphosphate phosphodiesterase delta-3 isoform X1 — MLCGRWSSCRGRPPEMSPVSAQVAAPVALPPPDGGTKRPGLRALKKMGLTEDEDVRAMLRGSRLCKIRSRTWHKERLYRLQEDGLSVWFQRSIPRAPSQHIFLVQHIEAVREGHQSEGLRRFGGAFAPARCLTIAFKGRRKNLDLAAPTAEEAQRWVRGLAKLRARLDAMSQRERLDHWIHSYLHRADSDQDSKMSFKEIKSLLRMVNVDMNDMYAYRLFKECDHSNNERLEGTEIEEFLRRLLKRPELEDIFHRYSGEDRVLSAPELLEFLEDQGEDGATLAHAQQLIQTYELNETAKQHELMTLDGFMMYLLSPEGAALDSAHTCVFQDMDHPLSHYFISSSHNTYLTDSQIGGPSSTEAYVRAFAQGCRCVELDCWEGPGGEPIIYHGHTLTSKILFRDVVQVVRDHAFTMSPYPVILSLENHCGLEQQAAMARHLCTILGDMLVTQALDSQNPEELPTPEVMPPDTQPGPEQLKGRILVKGKKLPDAQSEDARMLSDREEEEEEEEEGEAEAEQQRRWAKQISPELSALAVYCCASRLRTLRLPPALPQPCQVSSLSERKAKKLIREAGNSFVRHNARHLTRVYPLGLRMNSANYSPQEMWNSGCQLVALNFQTPGYEMDLNAGRFLINGQCGYVLKPACLWQPDTNFDPECPGPPRTTLTIQVLTAQQLPKLNAEKPNSFVDPLVRVEIHGVPADCARKETNYVLNNGFNPRWGQTLQFELRAPELVLVRFVVEDYDTTSPNDFVGQFTLPLHSLKQGYRHIHLLSKDGASLSPATLFVHIRVQYS, encoded by the exons ATGCTGTGCGGCCGCTGGAGCAGCTGCCGCGGCCGCCCGCCCGAGATGTCCCCGGTGTCGGCCCAGGTTGCGGCGCCCGTCGCGCTGCCGCCCCCGGACGGCGGCACCAAGAGACCCGGGCTGCGAGCGCTGAAGAAGATGG GCCTGACAGAGGATGAGGATGTGCGTGCCATGCTGCGGGGATCCCGGCTCTGCAAGATCCGCTCACGGACGTGGCACAAGGAGCGGCTGTACCGGCTGCAGGAGGATGGCCTGAGCGTGTGGTTCCAGCGGAGCATCCCGCGTGCGCCTTCGCAGCATATCT TCCTCGTGCAGCACATCGAGGCCGTCCGCGAGGGCCACCAGTCCGAGGGCCTGCGGCGCTTCGGTGGTGCCTTCGCGCCGGCACGCTGCCTCACCATCGCCTTCAAGGGGCGCCGCAAGAACTTGGACCTGGCGGCGCCCACAGCCGAGGAAGCGCAGCGCTGGGTGCGCGGCCTGGCCAAGCTGCGCGCACGCCTCGACGCCATGAGCCAGCGTGAGCGCCTCGACCA CTGGATCCACTCCTACCTGCACCGGGCTGACTCGGACCAGGATAGTAAGATGAGTTTCAAGGAGATCAAGAGCCTGCTCAGAATGGTCAACGTGGACATGAATGACATGTACGCCTACCGCCTCTTCAAG GAGTGTGACCACTCCAACAATGAGCGGCTAGAGGGAACTGAGATTGAAGAGTTTCTGCGGCGTCTGCTGAAACGCCCTGAGTTGGAGGACATCTTCCATCGGTACTCAGGCGAAGACCGCGTGCTGAGTGCCCCTGAGCTGCTGGAGTTCCTGGAGGACCAGGGCGAGGATGGCGCCACGCTGGCCCACGCCCAGCAGCTCATCCAGACCTATGAGCTCAATGAGACAG CCAAGCAGCACGAGCTGATGACACTGGATGGCTTTATGATGTACCTGTTGTCACCTGAAGGGGCTGCCCTGGACTCGGCCCACACGTGTGTGTTCCAGGACATGGACCACCCCCTCTCCCACTATTTCATCTCCTCCTCCCACAATACCTATTTGACTGACTCTCAGATTGGGGGACCCAGCAGCACCGAGGCCTATGTTAG ggcctttgcccagGGATGCCGCTGTGTGGAGCTTGACTGCTGGGAGGGGCCGGGAGGGGAGCCCATCATCTACCATGGCCACACCCTCACCTCCAAGATCCTCTTCCGAGATGTGGTCCAGGTTGTACGTGACCACGCCTTCACG atGTCCCCATACCCTGTCATCCTGTCCCTCGAGAACCACTGTGGGCTTGAGCAGCAGGCTGCCATGGCCCGCCACCTTTGCACCATCCTGGGGGACATGCTGGTGACACAGGCGCTGGACTCCCAGAACCCTGAAGAGCTGCCGACCCCAGAGGTGATGCCCCCAGACACTCAGCCTGGGCCGG AGCAGTTGAAGGGCCGGATCCTGGTGAAAGGGAAGAAGCTGCCAGATGCTCAGAGCGAGGATGCTCGAATGCTTTCTGaccgggaggaagaggaggaagaggaggaggaaggggaggcggAGGCTGAGCAGCAGAGGCGGTGG GCCAAGCAGATCTCCCCGGAGCTGTCGGCCCTGGCCGTGTACTGCTGTGCCAGCCGCCTGCGGACCCTGCGCCTgccgcctgccctgccccagccctgccaggTCAGCTCTCTCAGTGAGCGCAAGGCTAAGAAGCTCATCCGAGAGGCAG GGAACAGCTTCGTCAGGCACAATGCCCGCCATCTGACCCGTGTCTACCCGCTGGGGCTGCGGATGAATTCGGCCAACTACAGCCCCCAGGAGATGTGGAACTCAGGCTGTCAGCTGG TGGCCCTGAACTTCCAGACACCAGGCTACGAGATGGACCTCAATGCTGGGCGCTTCCTCATCAATGGACAGTGTGGCTACGTCCTGAAACCTGCCTGCCTGTGGCAGCCTGACACAAACTTTGACCCCGAGTGCCCTGGACCCCCCAGAACTACTCTCACCATCCAG GTGCTGACTGCACAGCAGTTGCCCAAGCTGAACGCTGAGAAGCCAAACTCCTTCGTGGACCCCCTGGTGCGTGTTGAGATCCATGGGGTGCCTGCAGACTGTGCTCGAAAggagaccaactacgtgctcaaCAACG GTTTCAACCCCCGCTGGGGGCAGACCCTACAGTTCGAGCTGAGGGCTCCTGAGCTGGTGCTGGTCCGGTTTGTGGTAGAAGATTATGACACCACATCCCCCAATGATTTTGTGGGCCAGTTCACGCTACCTCTCCACAGCCTGAAGCAAG GGTACCGCCATATCCACCTGCTTTCCAAGGATGGGGCCTCACTGTCACCAGCCACGCTTTTTGTCCACATCCGTGTCCAGTACTCCTGA